One region of Faecalibacter bovis genomic DNA includes:
- the purH gene encoding bifunctional phosphoribosylaminoimidazolecarboxamide formyltransferase/IMP cyclohydrolase, which produces MQKQALISVSDKSNLLEFATFLVNQGYKILSTGGTYKHLQENGIEVTEVKDVTGFPEILDGRVKSLHPAIHGGIMARRSDENHMATIAEHGINPIDIVIVNLYPFFEKMNTGLSEAEMIEFIDIGGPSMLRSSAKNFYDVTVITDVNDYQKVMDEITENGATSIETRKLCAGKVFNLTAAYDAAISSYILGDDFPQFLESSYEKVMDLRYGENPHQKAAYYVDKTKNGAMKDFEYLQGKELSFNNIRDMDLAYKVVAEFDETTCCAVKHSTPCGVAIGETVVDAYLKAYECDPMSIFGGIIAFNKEVDGKTAVELNKIFLEIVIAPAFTEEALEIFKAKKNVRIIKVNNPVSDKVTYVKVDGGLIVQSTDNQFSSDLKVVTEVQPTEKQMTDLVFAQKIVKWVKSNAIVVATNGQAYGIGGGQTNRIWAAQQAIERAKENVQDELVLASDAFFPFRDVVDFAAENGITAIIQPGGSIKDEDSIKACNEHGIPMVVTGMRHFMH; this is translated from the coding sequence ATGCAAAAACAAGCGCTAATCAGTGTTTCGGATAAGTCAAACTTATTAGAATTTGCAACATTCTTGGTTAATCAAGGGTACAAAATCTTATCTACTGGAGGAACTTACAAACATCTACAAGAAAATGGAATTGAAGTAACAGAAGTAAAAGATGTTACTGGTTTTCCTGAGATTTTAGATGGTCGTGTTAAATCTTTACATCCTGCAATTCATGGTGGAATAATGGCGCGTCGTTCAGACGAAAACCATATGGCTACGATTGCTGAACATGGTATTAATCCAATTGATATTGTTATCGTTAATTTATACCCTTTCTTCGAAAAGATGAACACTGGTTTATCTGAAGCAGAAATGATTGAGTTTATTGATATAGGTGGACCATCAATGTTACGTTCTTCTGCTAAAAACTTTTACGATGTAACTGTTATTACAGATGTAAACGATTATCAAAAAGTAATGGATGAAATTACTGAAAACGGTGCTACATCTATCGAAACACGTAAATTATGTGCTGGTAAAGTATTTAATTTAACTGCTGCTTACGATGCTGCAATATCTTCTTATATTTTAGGAGATGATTTTCCACAATTTTTAGAGTCATCTTATGAAAAGGTAATGGATTTACGCTATGGCGAAAATCCACATCAAAAAGCTGCATACTACGTAGATAAAACGAAAAACGGAGCAATGAAAGATTTCGAATACTTACAAGGTAAAGAACTTTCATTTAATAATATTCGTGACATGGATTTAGCTTATAAAGTTGTAGCTGAATTTGATGAAACGACTTGTTGTGCAGTAAAACATTCAACACCTTGTGGTGTGGCAATCGGAGAAACGGTTGTAGATGCATATTTAAAAGCATATGAATGTGATCCAATGTCTATTTTTGGTGGGATTATTGCTTTCAATAAAGAAGTTGACGGTAAAACTGCTGTCGAATTAAATAAGATTTTCTTAGAAATTGTAATTGCACCTGCTTTTACAGAGGAAGCATTAGAAATTTTTAAAGCAAAGAAAAACGTACGTATCATTAAAGTTAATAATCCAGTTTCGGATAAAGTAACTTATGTAAAAGTTGATGGTGGATTAATTGTTCAATCAACAGATAATCAATTCTCATCGGATTTAAAAGTTGTAACTGAAGTTCAGCCAACTGAAAAACAAATGACGGATTTAGTTTTCGCTCAGAAAATTGTTAAATGGGTTAAGTCGAATGCAATTGTTGTAGCAACAAACGGACAAGCTTATGGAATTGGAGGTGGACAAACCAATCGTATTTGGGCAGCTCAACAAGCTATAGAACGTGCAAAAGAAAATGTACAGGACGAATTAGTTTTAGCTTCTGATGCATTTTTCCCTTTCCGCGATGTAGTAGATTTTGCTGCAGAAAATGGAATTACAGCTATCATTCAACCAGGTGGATCTATCAAAGATGAAGATTCTATTAAAGCTTGTAACGAGCATGGAATCCCAATGGTTGTTACAGGAATGAGACATTTTATGCATTAA
- a CDS encoding RNA polymerase sigma factor, whose translation MTLDQIIVDAKKGKRHAQNLLIELLWSQVYNYVFFKIRNEEEAEDVTIETFTKVLSKLKLYNEDFDFKTWVISIAHNTMIDHIRKSPVLNLSIDDGFNFRMLKDSEKSPEDYLILQQDTDKVLKAIDLLSPKYKRIVELRFLEDKTYKELAEELDLSLPNVKVRVLRARQLLAEILEKEA comes from the coding sequence ATGACTTTAGATCAAATCATTGTAGACGCTAAAAAAGGAAAGCGTCATGCTCAAAATCTTCTGATAGAATTGCTTTGGTCGCAAGTTTATAATTATGTCTTTTTCAAAATTAGAAATGAAGAAGAAGCTGAGGATGTAACGATTGAAACTTTCACGAAAGTACTTTCTAAACTTAAATTATATAACGAGGATTTTGATTTTAAAACGTGGGTGATTTCAATTGCGCATAACACAATGATTGATCATATTCGTAAATCGCCCGTATTAAATTTATCAATTGATGATGGATTTAACTTTAGAATGTTGAAGGATAGTGAGAAATCTCCAGAAGATTATTTAATTCTACAGCAAGATACTGACAAGGTGCTAAAGGCAATAGATTTATTATCACCAAAATATAAACGAATTGTAGAGTTGAGATTCTTAGAAGATAAAACTTACAAAGAATTGGCTGAAGAACTAGATCTTAGTCTACCCAATGTAAAAGTTCGTGTTTTAAGAGCGAGACAACTATTGGCCGAAATTTTAGAAAAAGAAGCGTAG
- a CDS encoding helix-turn-helix domain-containing protein → MQQSKALAILKSGRNVFLTGSAGAGKTYVLNQYIKYLKQHGIAVATTASTGIAATHMNGQTIHSWAGIGIKDYVSDRYLASLRDKKYFRDKMDKVKVLIIDEISMLHRNQLDAVDYVLKFFKQNDEPFGGIQVIFSGDFFQLPPIGEEWEESRDKFCFMSDAWVQSKVHICYLTEQYRQTNNELNGILNEIRSGVISDRTIQLLESRIEYFPDEIDSQTRLYTHNLDVDRINKGQLYNIDSTTKVFEAKVAGNPALVEVLKKSVLAEENLELKIGAKVMFVRNNFDVGFVNGTLGHVTGYTDKDEPIIKSLDGEFYIAKPETWAIEDEGGKALASFTQVPLRLAWAITIHKSQGMTLDSAFIDLSKAFEKGQGYVALSRLRDLNSLTLHGLNQTALEIDALAMKADRRFQELSNMIDDKLDEKELQDSWASFIRYSGGTLDKKQIAKNIEKNKNSDKVKKKSTVEITLEYVKEGLSLEEIAEKRGLTSSAIVDHISKIKEIEPDLDYTQYKPSDKIIDMVRLAYSEIEFEENKVLKPIYDYLNGEISYEDIKKALLFID, encoded by the coding sequence ATGCAACAATCAAAGGCTTTAGCAATCTTAAAATCTGGTCGAAATGTATTTTTAACAGGTTCAGCTGGTGCCGGAAAAACATATGTTTTAAATCAATACATTAAATATTTAAAACAACATGGTATTGCTGTTGCTACAACTGCTTCTACTGGTATTGCTGCTACGCACATGAACGGGCAAACGATTCATTCATGGGCTGGTATCGGAATTAAAGATTATGTCTCAGATCGATATTTAGCATCACTTCGTGACAAAAAATATTTCAGAGATAAGATGGACAAAGTAAAAGTTTTGATTATTGACGAAATTTCTATGTTACATCGCAATCAATTGGATGCCGTAGATTATGTGTTGAAATTCTTTAAACAAAATGATGAACCTTTTGGTGGAATTCAAGTGATTTTTTCGGGAGATTTTTTTCAGTTACCTCCAATCGGGGAAGAATGGGAAGAATCTCGTGACAAATTTTGTTTCATGTCTGATGCTTGGGTACAATCAAAAGTTCATATTTGTTATTTAACGGAACAATATCGTCAAACGAATAATGAATTAAATGGTATTTTGAATGAAATTCGTTCAGGTGTTATTTCTGATCGAACTATTCAATTATTAGAATCGAGAATTGAATATTTTCCAGACGAAATTGATTCTCAAACTCGTTTATACACGCATAATTTAGATGTGGATCGAATCAACAAAGGTCAATTATATAACATAGATTCTACCACAAAAGTTTTTGAAGCGAAAGTTGCAGGAAATCCAGCGTTAGTAGAAGTTTTAAAGAAATCTGTTTTAGCAGAAGAAAACTTAGAACTAAAAATTGGAGCTAAAGTGATGTTTGTTCGAAACAATTTTGATGTTGGTTTTGTGAATGGAACTTTGGGGCATGTTACGGGTTATACGGATAAAGACGAGCCAATAATTAAATCTTTAGATGGTGAATTTTATATTGCTAAACCAGAAACATGGGCCATTGAAGACGAAGGCGGAAAAGCGTTAGCATCTTTTACACAAGTTCCTTTACGTTTGGCTTGGGCAATTACCATTCATAAATCGCAAGGAATGACGTTAGATTCTGCGTTTATCGATTTATCAAAAGCGTTTGAAAAAGGTCAAGGGTATGTTGCTTTGTCACGTTTACGTGATTTAAATTCATTAACTCTTCATGGTCTTAATCAAACAGCTTTAGAAATTGACGCCTTGGCGATGAAAGCTGATCGTAGATTTCAAGAGTTGTCAAACATGATCGATGATAAATTAGATGAAAAGGAATTGCAAGATTCTTGGGCATCTTTTATTCGATATTCGGGTGGAACATTAGACAAAAAGCAAATCGCTAAAAACATAGAAAAGAATAAAAATTCTGACAAGGTCAAAAAAAAGTCGACAGTAGAAATCACTTTAGAATATGTGAAAGAAGGTCTTTCTTTAGAAGAAATTGCAGAAAAACGTGGATTAACTTCTTCCGCTATTGTCGATCATATTTCTAAAATTAAAGAAATTGAACCTGATTTGGATTATACACAATATAAACCTTCAGATAAAATTATTGATATGGTTCGATTAGCTTATTCTGAAATAGAATTTGAAGAAAATAAAGTTTTAAAACCTATCTACGATTACTTGAATGGTGAAATAAGTTACGAAGACATCAAAAAAGCATTATTGTTTATCGATTAA
- the guaA gene encoding glutamine-hydrolyzing GMP synthase produces the protein MTQGIIILDFGSQYNQLIARRIREFGVYTEIIPYHTSVEEIKKHEPKGIILSGGPSSVFGDEAALVEKELFELGIPVLGICYGMQLISHLLGGEVKKGEKGEYGKSELTVLAQNSLFNEVPDVSTVWMSHFDEVVKAPAGFTVTGKSNIDIASLANEEKNIFAVQFHPEVTHSEFGSKMLENFVFNICKAEKNWVLKDFIETEIARIKEVVGDKKVILGLSGGVDSSVAAVLIHRAIGDQLTCIFVDTGLLRKDEGKKVMENYGKHFNMNIKMVDAADRFLTSLKGIDEPEAKRKAIGRDFVAVFDEESKKFDDASFLAQGTIYPDVIESQSVKGPSATIKSHHNVGGLPEDMKLQLLEPLRELFKDEVRKVGVELGIPRELVYRHPFPGPGLGIRVLGEVDEEKVRILQEADQIFIDELYAHNLYDEVSQAFVVLLPVKSVGVMGDERTYEYTAVVRSANTIDFMTATWSKLPYEFLELVSNRIINEVKGINRVAYDISSKPPATIEWE, from the coding sequence ATGACGCAAGGAATTATTATTTTAGATTTTGGCTCGCAATATAACCAATTGATTGCACGCCGAATTCGAGAATTTGGAGTTTACACAGAAATTATCCCTTACCACACTTCGGTAGAAGAAATCAAAAAACACGAACCAAAAGGAATTATTTTATCAGGGGGACCATCTTCAGTTTTTGGAGATGAAGCTGCTTTGGTAGAAAAAGAATTATTCGAATTAGGAATTCCAGTTTTAGGAATCTGTTACGGAATGCAATTAATTTCACACTTATTAGGTGGTGAAGTTAAAAAAGGAGAAAAAGGTGAATATGGAAAATCAGAATTAACTGTTTTAGCACAAAATAGTTTATTCAACGAAGTTCCAGATGTATCAACAGTTTGGATGAGCCACTTCGACGAAGTAGTTAAAGCTCCGGCTGGATTTACAGTTACTGGAAAATCAAATATTGATATTGCATCTTTAGCAAACGAAGAAAAAAATATTTTCGCCGTTCAGTTCCATCCAGAAGTTACACATTCTGAATTTGGTTCTAAAATGTTAGAAAATTTTGTTTTCAATATTTGTAAAGCAGAGAAAAACTGGGTTTTAAAAGATTTTATCGAAACTGAAATTGCACGTATCAAAGAAGTTGTAGGCGATAAAAAAGTTATTTTAGGACTTTCAGGAGGTGTTGATTCTTCTGTTGCTGCCGTTTTGATTCATCGCGCAATCGGAGATCAATTAACTTGTATTTTCGTTGATACTGGATTATTAAGAAAGGATGAAGGAAAAAAAGTAATGGAAAATTACGGTAAGCACTTCAATATGAACATCAAAATGGTTGATGCTGCTGATCGTTTCTTAACAAGTTTAAAAGGTATAGACGAACCAGAAGCGAAACGTAAAGCAATCGGGCGCGATTTCGTTGCTGTTTTTGATGAAGAATCTAAAAAGTTTGATGACGCTTCCTTCTTAGCACAAGGAACAATTTATCCTGATGTAATCGAATCTCAATCGGTAAAAGGTCCATCTGCAACGATTAAATCTCATCATAATGTTGGTGGATTACCAGAAGATATGAAACTTCAATTATTAGAACCTTTACGCGAACTTTTTAAAGATGAAGTACGTAAAGTTGGAGTAGAATTAGGTATCCCAAGAGAATTAGTTTATCGTCATCCATTTCCTGGACCAGGGTTAGGTATCCGAGTTTTAGGAGAAGTTGATGAAGAAAAAGTAAGAATTTTACAAGAAGCAGATCAAATCTTTATCGACGAATTATATGCTCATAACTTATACGATGAGGTTTCTCAAGCTTTCGTAGTTTTATTACCAGTTAAATCTGTTGGTGTAATGGGAGATGAGCGTACTTACGAATATACAGCAGTAGTTCGTTCAGCTAATACGATAGATTTCATGACGGCAACTTGGTCAAAATTACCTTATGAATTCTTAGAATTAGTTTCTAATAGAATTATCAATGAAGTGAAAGGTATTAACCGTGTAGCTTACGATATAAGTTCTAAACCACCTGCAACAATAGAGTGGGAATAA
- a CDS encoding DUF2793 domain-containing protein, with product MKNIFLILSTLLLGNISNAQVAIGKPTVEGNNTLIDFVSGTTKGIILSSTTNDPSTAANGTFIYNTTDKKVKVKSNDEWLDLSDEGDSSATTNTIDATAVEVGNGVVIGKETSTKVGALVLESDDKALILPKIFRPDLNVKNPYPGMICFDTESNTLAVYDGTNWNYWK from the coding sequence ATGAAAAATATATTTTTAATATTATCAACACTGTTGTTAGGAAATATTAGCAATGCACAAGTGGCAATTGGTAAACCAACAGTTGAAGGAAACAATACATTGATAGATTTTGTTTCTGGTACTACGAAAGGTATTATCTTATCGAGCACTACGAATGATCCAAGCACAGCTGCTAACGGAACTTTTATTTATAATACGACTGATAAAAAAGTAAAAGTAAAGAGCAATGACGAATGGTTAGATTTATCTGACGAAGGAGATAGTTCCGCAACAACAAATACTATTGACGCTACTGCTGTAGAAGTTGGTAATGGTGTTGTTATCGGGAAAGAAACATCTACGAAAGTTGGAGCATTAGTTTTAGAATCTGATGACAAAGCTTTAATTCTACCAAAGATTTTCAGACCAGATTTAAACGTGAAAAATCCATATCCAGGTATGATTTGTTTTGATACAGAAAGTAACACACTCGCTGTTTATGACGGAACTAATTGGAATTATTGGAAATAA
- the xpt gene encoding xanthine phosphoribosyltransferase: MELLKERIKIDGESFDGGILNVDSFISHQLDPILMKNIAEEFVKRFEDLNVNKIITIETSGIAPSILLGLALELPVVFVKKIEPKNLDEFYSTQVYSFTKDKTYDIYVNKQYLSEGDNVIFIDDFLANGNAALGVRYLVKEAGANLLGMGFIIEKSFQEGRDRLLNHGIRVESLVRIDWISENSIEFVK; this comes from the coding sequence ATGGAACTTTTAAAAGAACGAATTAAAATAGATGGAGAAAGTTTCGATGGTGGGATTTTAAATGTTGATAGCTTTATCAGTCATCAATTAGATCCTATCCTAATGAAAAATATCGCAGAGGAATTTGTTAAAAGATTTGAGGATCTTAATGTGAACAAAATTATTACAATTGAAACCAGTGGTATCGCACCTTCAATTTTATTAGGGTTAGCATTAGAATTACCTGTAGTTTTTGTAAAGAAAATAGAACCTAAAAATTTAGATGAATTTTATTCTACACAAGTTTATTCTTTTACGAAAGACAAGACGTATGATATTTACGTCAACAAACAATATTTAAGCGAAGGCGATAATGTTATTTTTATAGATGATTTTTTAGCTAACGGTAATGCAGCTTTAGGAGTTAGATATCTTGTAAAAGAAGCTGGTGCTAATTTATTAGGCATGGGATTTATTATAGAAAAGTCTTTTCAAGAAGGTAGAGATCGTTTACTGAATCATGGTATTAGGGTAGAATCTTTAGTGAGAATTGATTGGATAAGTGAAAATTCTATAGAATTTGTAAAATAA
- a CDS encoding C40 family peptidase translates to MMKNKILYFLAVVFSLIVVSCGSSTKVTSYRKTANKVYSKINSANKYPSKGKSSSSSSTVYRSTNKTYTSKDTNNVLSTAKSFLGVPYKYGGTTRSGFDCSGLVFVSFDKVDLKLPRVSSQQAQEGREIKISEAREGDLVFFNTSGNSISHVGIIESIEKSGEIKFIHSSTSKGVIISSMDENYWKTRFVKAVRLL, encoded by the coding sequence ATGATGAAGAACAAAATTTTATACTTTTTAGCAGTTGTATTTTCGTTAATAGTAGTTTCTTGTGGATCTTCTACGAAAGTAACTTCGTACAGAAAAACAGCAAATAAAGTATACTCAAAAATTAATTCGGCTAATAAGTATCCATCAAAAGGTAAATCTTCTAGTTCTTCTTCAACAGTTTACAGATCTACAAATAAAACCTATACATCAAAAGATACAAATAATGTACTAAGTACTGCAAAGTCATTTTTAGGTGTTCCATATAAATACGGTGGAACAACAAGAAGTGGATTTGATTGTTCAGGATTAGTATTTGTAAGTTTTGATAAAGTAGATTTAAAATTACCTCGAGTATCCTCTCAGCAAGCACAAGAAGGGCGAGAAATTAAAATTTCTGAAGCTAGAGAAGGTGATTTAGTTTTTTTTAATACTTCAGGAAATTCAATTTCACATGTTGGAATTATTGAAAGTATCGAAAAATCAGGAGAAATTAAATTTATTCACTCTTCAACTTCAAAAGGTGTAATAATTTCTTCGATGGATGAAAATTATTGGAAAACTAGATTTGTAAAAGCCGTAAGACTTTTATAA
- the purN gene encoding phosphoribosylglycinamide formyltransferase, producing the protein MKIAIFVSGNGTNLQNIIDEVESGYLQNVEISMVMTDRYCYAIERSLDKDIRTYVLDRKTFSEDAEHNLIDEEIDLIVLAGFLTILSPEFTAKWGNKMINIHPSLLPKFGGKGMYGAKVHQAVLEAGEKISGATVHYVTAGVDEGEIITQGSFEIEEGDQVADLQRKVAEVEKIILIEAIKKISETI; encoded by the coding sequence ATGAAAATAGCAATATTTGTTTCGGGTAACGGAACAAATCTTCAAAATATAATCGATGAGGTAGAATCTGGTTATTTGCAAAACGTAGAAATTTCTATGGTAATGACTGACCGTTATTGTTACGCGATCGAAAGATCATTAGACAAAGACATTAGAACCTATGTTTTAGATCGTAAAACTTTCTCTGAAGATGCTGAACATAATTTAATTGATGAAGAAATCGATTTAATTGTTTTAGCTGGATTCTTAACTATTTTATCGCCTGAATTTACTGCTAAATGGGGAAATAAAATGATTAATATTCATCCATCTTTATTACCAAAATTTGGTGGGAAAGGTATGTACGGAGCTAAAGTTCATCAAGCTGTGTTAGAAGCTGGTGAAAAAATTTCTGGAGCAACAGTACATTATGTGACTGCAGGAGTGGACGAGGGTGAAATTATTACTCAAGGTTCTTTCGAAATTGAAGAAGGAGATCAAGTTGCTGATTTACAGCGAAAGGTTGCTGAGGTAGAAAAAATAATTCTAATCGAAGCAATAAAAAAAATCAGCGAAACTATATAA
- the mtgA gene encoding monofunctional biosynthetic peptidoglycan transglycosylase, translating to MFKFIRKVFLFLFVGHLLYIIALKWINPPITITQINEIIAQQKFNRDYISSDEMGENIKLAVIGSEDQKFPTHNGFDIDGIQKAFESNQEGKKLRGGSTISQQVAKNVFLWQGRSWVRKGLEAYFTFMIEKIWGKERILEVYLNVAEMGIGVFGIEAASEYYFNKSAKDLTKNEAARIAAALPNPRKYNVNPPSSYISIRARNIERQMRNIKGMPGLSEAIGENK from the coding sequence ATGTTTAAATTTATTAGAAAAGTATTTTTATTCCTTTTCGTAGGACATTTATTGTATATAATTGCCTTAAAATGGATTAATCCACCAATCACTATCACACAAATCAATGAAATAATTGCTCAACAAAAATTCAATCGTGACTATATTTCTAGTGATGAGATGGGAGAAAATATTAAATTAGCAGTTATTGGATCTGAAGATCAAAAATTTCCAACGCATAATGGTTTCGATATTGATGGTATTCAGAAAGCTTTTGAAAGTAATCAAGAAGGTAAAAAATTACGCGGAGGTTCAACAATATCTCAGCAAGTTGCTAAAAATGTTTTCTTATGGCAAGGTAGATCTTGGGTAAGAAAAGGGTTAGAGGCGTATTTTACTTTTATGATTGAAAAAATTTGGGGAAAAGAACGTATTCTAGAAGTGTATTTAAATGTAGCTGAAATGGGAATTGGTGTTTTTGGAATTGAAGCGGCATCAGAATATTATTTTAATAAGTCAGCAAAAGATTTAACTAAAAATGAGGCTGCACGCATTGCAGCTGCATTACCAAATCCAAGGAAATACAATGTTAATCCACCGTCATCCTATATTTCTATAAGAGCAAGAAATATTGAAAGACAAATGAGAAATATTAAAGGTATGCCAGGTTTGTCCGAAGCAATTGGTGAAAATAAATAA
- a CDS encoding FKBP-type peptidyl-prolyl cis-trans isomerase has translation MTIENNSVVSVNYSLHTIEANGEKVFVEQSNAEEPLTFLFGAGMMIPKFEDELNGLVAGDKKSFVITPAEGYGERNPEAIAQLPLEMFKESGLPPVGAVLPLTDNAGNQFRAIVVEVTEEAVIADLNAPMAGKTLEFEVEVLNVRTATEEELAHGHAHGVDGTATH, from the coding sequence ATGACAATAGAAAACAACTCAGTAGTTTCTGTAAACTACTCTTTACATACCATTGAAGCGAATGGTGAAAAAGTATTTGTAGAACAATCAAATGCAGAAGAGCCATTAACTTTCTTATTTGGAGCTGGAATGATGATCCCAAAATTTGAAGACGAATTAAACGGATTAGTTGCTGGTGACAAAAAATCATTCGTAATTACTCCAGCAGAAGGATACGGTGAACGTAACCCAGAAGCTATCGCTCAATTACCATTAGAAATGTTCAAAGAATCTGGTTTACCTCCAGTAGGAGCTGTTTTACCTTTAACTGATAATGCAGGTAACCAATTCCGTGCAATTGTTGTTGAGGTTACAGAAGAAGCAGTTATTGCAGATTTAAATGCACCAATGGCTGGAAAAACTTTAGAATTTGAAGTAGAAGTATTAAACGTACGTACTGCAACTGAAGAAGAATTAGCTCACGGTCATGCTCACGGAGTTGACGGTACAGCGACACACTAA
- the purD gene encoding phosphoribosylamine--glycine ligase translates to MNTKILVIGSGGREHAIGWKFAEDFKQKQQSVEIFFAPGNAGTAQIGTNVALSSIEEMKVFAIENKIDLTFVGPEAELAEGIVDIFQAEGLAIFGPHRAAAQLEASKAFAKDFMAKYGVKTAAYKNFQGSQLAKEYVQTQDFPLVVKASGLAAGKGVIICQNLEEAEQAIDEIMEDKTFGDAGNEVVIEEFLEGFEASILSFFNGKKIVPFISAKDHKKIGEGETGLNTGGMGVIAPNPLFTDEHFRMFEEEIMEPTKCGLIKEGLEFAGVIFFGLMITTKGVYLLEYNLRMGDPETQTTLPLLETDLYEAVTKSINGEDFDLTFKQQHACCVVMVSGGYPGNYEKGYEIRGMENVTCPNFIAGAKLENDQILTTGGRVLNVVGMGNSLDEARAIAYENIKKINFDFEYYRNDIGVI, encoded by the coding sequence ATGAACACAAAAATATTAGTAATAGGCTCTGGTGGTCGCGAACATGCGATCGGTTGGAAATTTGCTGAAGATTTTAAACAGAAACAACAGTCCGTTGAAATCTTTTTTGCTCCTGGAAATGCAGGAACTGCACAAATAGGAACAAATGTTGCGCTTTCTTCAATCGAAGAAATGAAAGTTTTCGCAATAGAAAACAAAATTGATTTAACTTTTGTTGGTCCAGAAGCTGAATTAGCCGAAGGTATTGTAGATATTTTTCAGGCTGAAGGCTTAGCGATTTTTGGTCCTCATCGAGCAGCTGCACAATTAGAAGCTTCAAAAGCTTTTGCTAAAGATTTTATGGCAAAATACGGAGTAAAAACTGCAGCTTATAAAAATTTTCAAGGATCGCAATTAGCGAAAGAATATGTACAAACACAAGATTTTCCTTTAGTTGTTAAAGCTTCAGGATTAGCAGCTGGCAAAGGTGTAATTATCTGTCAGAATTTAGAAGAAGCTGAACAAGCTATCGACGAAATCATGGAAGATAAAACTTTTGGTGATGCAGGAAACGAAGTGGTTATTGAAGAATTTTTAGAAGGATTTGAAGCGTCAATTTTATCATTTTTTAATGGCAAAAAAATCGTTCCTTTTATATCTGCAAAAGATCATAAAAAAATAGGAGAAGGCGAAACTGGTTTAAATACTGGTGGAATGGGAGTGATTGCTCCAAATCCATTATTTACAGATGAACATTTCAGAATGTTTGAAGAAGAAATAATGGAACCTACAAAATGTGGTTTAATCAAAGAAGGATTAGAATTTGCAGGTGTTATTTTCTTTGGATTAATGATTACGACAAAAGGCGTGTATTTATTAGAATATAACCTAAGAATGGGCGATCCTGAAACACAAACAACTTTACCTTTATTAGAAACTGATCTTTACGAAGCAGTTACTAAATCTATCAACGGGGAAGATTTTGATTTAACATTTAAACAGCAACATGCATGTTGTGTTGTAATGGTTTCTGGCGGATATCCTGGTAATTATGAAAAAGGATACGAAATTCGTGGTATGGAAAATGTTACTTGTCCTAATTTTATTGCTGGTGCTAAATTAGAAAATGATCAAATTTTAACTACTGGAGGACGTGTTTTAAATGTAGTTGGTATGGGTAATTCTTTAGATGAAGCTCGTGCAATTGCTTACGAAAATATCAAAAAAATTAATTTTGATTTTGAATACTACCGTAATGACATCGGTGTTATTTAA